In one Thermanaerovibrio velox DSM 12556 genomic region, the following are encoded:
- a CDS encoding sodium-dependent transporter: MEGRETFSSKLGFVLACVGAAMGLGSIWLFPWRLGAFGGAAFLIPYLAFTFGLAVTGLMGEFAFGRSQKAGAIRAFGRVLSERGFRFGGAIGLIPVLGVSGVFIFYLIVCGWVLKYLVLSVIGAFSNMDPAAYFQAFAGSWESVLWHLAAMALTMLIIARGVQGGIESSNKVMMPALFLILLALMVRSLTLPGAMKGVEFLLLPKWHHLMDPKTWVMALGMAFFTVCLGGAAMLVYGSYLKDGEDIPSSAMNTALWTTVASILSALVTIPAAFAFGLDVNAGPSLLFITVPHIFGSMPGGYVFGILFFLCVLFAAISSAINLMEVPVEAVMDRFGLSRKSSSILVAALGFLLGVPMAVNLNLFGSFADAVTTYVVPFGAVLSAVVFFWFYGADRAREEVNRGARKKLGAWWNFHAKYVFVLTSVAVLVLGIVMGGF, from the coding sequence GTGGAGGGAAGGGAGACCTTTTCGAGCAAGTTGGGGTTCGTGTTGGCCTGTGTGGGCGCTGCCATGGGGCTTGGGAGCATATGGCTTTTCCCCTGGAGGCTTGGGGCGTTCGGAGGAGCCGCGTTCCTCATCCCCTATCTGGCCTTCACCTTTGGTCTTGCGGTCACCGGTCTCATGGGGGAGTTCGCCTTCGGCAGGAGCCAGAAGGCGGGGGCCATAAGGGCTTTCGGGAGGGTCCTTTCGGAGCGGGGGTTCCGCTTCGGTGGAGCCATTGGGCTGATCCCCGTCCTTGGGGTAAGCGGGGTGTTCATCTTCTACCTCATAGTTTGCGGGTGGGTGCTCAAGTACCTGGTCCTGTCGGTGATCGGGGCCTTCTCAAACATGGACCCCGCTGCCTACTTCCAGGCCTTCGCGGGCAGTTGGGAGAGTGTGCTTTGGCACTTGGCCGCCATGGCCCTTACCATGCTCATAATAGCCCGGGGAGTTCAAGGGGGCATAGAGAGCTCCAACAAGGTCATGATGCCCGCCCTCTTCCTGATACTGCTGGCTTTGATGGTGAGATCCCTCACGCTTCCCGGGGCTATGAAGGGCGTTGAGTTCCTGCTGCTCCCCAAGTGGCACCACCTGATGGATCCCAAGACCTGGGTGATGGCCCTTGGCATGGCCTTCTTCACCGTGTGCCTCGGCGGGGCCGCCATGTTGGTTTACGGCAGTTACCTCAAGGACGGGGAGGACATACCCTCCTCGGCGATGAACACCGCCCTCTGGACCACCGTGGCCTCCATCCTGTCCGCCCTGGTGACCATTCCAGCGGCCTTTGCCTTCGGCCTTGACGTAAATGCCGGGCCGTCCCTGCTGTTCATAACCGTGCCTCACATCTTCGGCTCCATGCCGGGGGGCTACGTCTTCGGCATCCTGTTCTTCCTGTGCGTGCTCTTCGCTGCCATATCCTCCGCCATAAACCTCATGGAGGTTCCGGTGGAGGCGGTCATGGACAGGTTCGGCCTTTCCAGGAAGAGCAGCTCCATCCTTGTGGCGGCCCTGGGTTTTCTTCTTGGGGTGCCCATGGCGGTGAACCTCAACCTCTTCGGAAGCTTCGCCGACGCGGTCACCACCTACGTGGTGCCCTTTGGGGCGGTGCTCTCCGCGGTGGTGTTCTTCTGGTTCTACGGCGCCGATCGCGCCAGGGAGGAGGTTAACAGGGGGGCCCGCAAGAAGCTCGGGGCCTGGTGGAACTTTCACGCCAAGTACGTATTCGTGCTCACCTCCGTGGCGGTGTTGGTCTTGGGCATAGTTATGGGGGGCTTCTAG